A window of Tautonia plasticadhaerens contains these coding sequences:
- a CDS encoding peptidase, with protein sequence MTYCLGIKTRDGLVMASDSRTNAGFDQVNVARKMHTFEAEGERVFVLLASGSLSCTQSIVTLLDREFREGRGLAAAETFYDAARAVGEQVRRVALLDREALERDDYRFNVHLILGGQIRGQPHELYLIYPQGNPLCASDDSPFLQIGECKYGRPILDRGIRFDRTTLEDASRYALISIDSTMRSNVTVGPPIDLLVYAAGELRVSRYRRFNGKDADLMAIHSQWEAALRKAVQEVPEIDFNPPPDDP encoded by the coding sequence ATGACGTATTGCCTGGGGATCAAGACGAGGGACGGCCTGGTGATGGCCTCCGACAGCCGGACCAACGCCGGCTTCGATCAGGTCAACGTCGCCCGCAAGATGCACACCTTCGAGGCCGAGGGGGAGCGCGTCTTCGTCCTGCTGGCCAGCGGCAGCCTCTCCTGCACCCAGTCGATCGTCACCCTGCTCGACCGCGAGTTCCGGGAGGGCCGCGGACTGGCCGCCGCCGAGACCTTCTACGACGCCGCCCGGGCCGTCGGCGAGCAAGTGCGACGCGTCGCGCTGCTCGACCGCGAGGCCCTGGAACGCGACGACTACCGCTTCAACGTCCACCTCATCCTCGGCGGCCAGATCCGCGGCCAGCCGCACGAACTCTACCTGATCTACCCCCAGGGCAACCCCCTCTGCGCCAGCGACGACTCCCCCTTCCTCCAGATCGGCGAGTGCAAGTACGGCCGCCCGATCCTGGACCGGGGCATCCGGTTCGACCGCACCACGCTGGAGGACGCCTCGCGCTACGCCCTGATCTCGATCGACTCCACCATGCGCTCCAACGTCACCGTCGGGCCGCCGATCGACCTGCTCGTCTACGCCGCCGGGGAACTCCGGGTCAGCCGGTACCGCCGCTTCAACGGCAAGGATGCCGACCTGATGGCCATCCACAGCCAGTGGGAGGCCGCGCTCCGCAAGGCCGTGCAGGAAGTCCCCGAGATCGACTTCAACCCCCCGCCCGACGACCCCTGA
- a CDS encoding S1 family peptidase has translation MVDWRRPTRDLIAPFAAFVLVVAILPALVGAQEPGSRRIAPGTTDPADLPGPLDDVTIRPTVLIRNGNSRGSGTIIGSNGGRALVLTAAHVIDGPGDPAIELHRYNLGIEGRKLGGVWPKVYPARVVATDADADVAVLLVQGLAKLPYVAALDPDLGRTPPSGSSVTSVGIDQASDLNAWDSRIRGTALLSRNKVDRADAGTSAAPPSPFRVEGGIRDTAMDGRERRLFLITEHAPIQGRSGGGLFSEDGRLLGLCVGRIEVKDARGESAAIGLFASGKSILRVLDRIDRGSPDAN, from the coding sequence ATGGTCGATTGGCGACGACCGACCCGGGACCTGATCGCCCCCTTCGCCGCGTTCGTGCTGGTGGTGGCGATCCTGCCCGCCCTGGTCGGGGCCCAGGAGCCGGGTTCCCGGAGGATCGCGCCCGGGACGACCGACCCGGCCGACCTGCCGGGGCCGCTGGACGACGTGACGATCCGGCCGACGGTCCTGATCCGCAACGGCAACTCGCGGGGCAGCGGCACGATCATCGGCTCGAATGGGGGCCGCGCCCTGGTGCTGACCGCCGCGCACGTGATCGACGGCCCCGGCGACCCGGCCATCGAGCTGCATCGTTACAACCTCGGCATCGAGGGCCGCAAGCTCGGCGGGGTCTGGCCGAAGGTCTACCCCGCCCGGGTCGTGGCGACCGACGCCGACGCCGACGTGGCCGTGCTGCTGGTTCAGGGGCTGGCGAAGTTGCCCTACGTCGCCGCGCTCGACCCGGACCTGGGCCGGACGCCGCCGAGCGGCTCGTCGGTGACCTCCGTCGGCATCGACCAGGCGAGCGACCTGAACGCCTGGGACTCCAGGATCCGGGGCACCGCCCTGCTCTCCCGGAACAAGGTCGACCGCGCCGACGCCGGGACCTCGGCCGCCCCCCCCTCCCCCTTCCGGGTCGAGGGCGGGATCCGGGACACGGCGATGGACGGCCGGGAGCGTCGGCTGTTCCTGATCACCGAGCACGCCCCGATCCAGGGCCGATCCGGCGGCGGCCTCTTCTCCGAGGACGGCCGGCTGCTCGGGCTTTGCGTCGGCCGGATCGAGGTCAAGGACGCCCGGGGGGAGTCGGCCGCCATCGGCCTGTTCGCCTCGGGCAAGAGCATTCTCCGCGTGCTCGACCGGATCGACCGGGGCTCCCCCGACGCGAATTGA
- a CDS encoding Bax inhibitor-1/YccA family protein, producing the protein METSNPVFSDTIFNDWAREATRTNTMTVRGTASKCFLALAILTAAAAWVWGLGEKGGLQAVQMWTIGGAIVGLVLALLTAFVTKLAPYTTPVYAAAEGAFLGGISFWFNTMYPGIAFNAMALTFAVLFVMLALYTSRIIPVTEKLRMGIVAATGAVFLVYMLSFVLSFFGISMPLVHDASPWGIGFSVVVVGIAAFNLLLDFDFIERGSQAGAPKAMEWYGAFGLLVTLVWLYISILRLLAQLQSRD; encoded by the coding sequence GTGGAGACGTCCAATCCGGTCTTCTCGGACACGATCTTCAATGACTGGGCCCGCGAGGCCACCCGCACCAACACGATGACCGTGCGCGGCACGGCCTCGAAGTGCTTCCTCGCCCTCGCCATCCTCACGGCCGCCGCCGCCTGGGTGTGGGGCCTGGGCGAGAAGGGCGGGCTGCAGGCCGTCCAGATGTGGACGATCGGCGGGGCCATCGTCGGCCTCGTCCTGGCCCTGCTGACCGCCTTCGTGACCAAACTGGCCCCGTACACCACGCCGGTCTACGCCGCGGCCGAGGGAGCGTTCCTGGGCGGCATCTCCTTCTGGTTCAACACCATGTATCCGGGCATCGCCTTCAACGCGATGGCCCTGACCTTCGCCGTGCTGTTCGTGATGCTCGCGCTCTACACCTCGCGGATCATCCCCGTCACGGAAAAGCTCCGCATGGGGATCGTCGCCGCCACGGGCGCGGTCTTCCTCGTCTACATGCTGAGCTTCGTGCTTTCGTTCTTCGGCATCTCCATGCCGCTGGTCCACGACGCCTCCCCCTGGGGGATCGGCTTCAGCGTGGTGGTCGTCGGCATCGCCGCCTTCAACCTGCTGCTCGACTTCGACTTCATCGAGCGGGGCTCCCAGGCCGGTGCCCCGAAGGCGATGGAGTGGTACGGCGCCTTCGGCCTGCTCGTCACCCTGGTCTGGCTCTATATCAGCATCCTGCGGTTGCTCGCCCAGCTCCAGAGCCGGGACTGA
- the groES gene encoding co-chaperone GroES, whose translation MNIQPLGNRVVVDREEAQATTAGGIVLPDTAKDKPQKGKVVAVGDGTTSKDGTKKPLTVKVGDTVIFTSYAGDEFKLDGDQKVLLMREDDILAVVEG comes from the coding sequence ATGAACATCCAGCCGCTGGGCAATCGCGTGGTGGTCGATCGGGAAGAGGCCCAGGCGACGACCGCCGGCGGCATCGTGCTGCCGGACACGGCCAAGGACAAGCCGCAGAAGGGCAAGGTCGTCGCCGTCGGCGACGGCACCACCTCCAAGGACGGCACCAAGAAGCCGCTGACCGTCAAGGTCGGCGACACGGTCATCTTCACCAGCTACGCCGGCGACGAGTTCAAGCTCGACGGCGACCAGAAGGTCCTCCTGATGCGCGAGGATGACATCCTCGCCGTCGTCGAGGGCTGA
- the groL gene encoding chaperonin GroEL (60 kDa chaperone family; promotes refolding of misfolded polypeptides especially under stressful conditions; forms two stacked rings of heptamers to form a barrel-shaped 14mer; ends can be capped by GroES; misfolded proteins enter the barrel where they are refolded when GroES binds), with translation MAAKMIAFDQEARTAMQRGVSKLARAVKVTLGPKGRNVIIQKSFGSPTVTKDGVTVAKEIELEDKYEDMGAKMVKEVASKTNDVAGDGTTTATILAEAIYNEGLRGVVAGVNPMLMKRGMDKAVEDIVAELKAMSTKVSTTKETEQVATVASNFDREVGRMIAEATEKVGKDGVITVEEGKSLKTEVEWVEGMQFDRGYLSPYFVTNPQAMEAVLEDAYVLIFEKKISSVKDLVPVLEKVAQTGKPLLIIAEDLEGEALATLVINKLRGTFRCAAVKAPGYGDRRKAMLEDIATLTGGKPIFEALGIELENVALTDLGQAKKVIVDKDNTTIIEGAGTSDAIQGRIEAIRREIADTKSDYDREKLEERLAKLSGGVAKVNVGAATESEMKEKKARVEDALHATRAALEEGILPGGGVALLRASRSAKPGNLSHDEKTGYDIIVRACTAPIAQIADNAGQDGGVVVSKVLDLKGNDGYDALNDEYTDLVKAGIIDPTKVTRSALQNAASVATLLLTSDALIADLPKDGEGAPAGGGMDDDMY, from the coding sequence ATGGCCGCGAAGATGATCGCCTTCGATCAGGAAGCCCGCACCGCGATGCAGCGCGGCGTTTCCAAGCTCGCCCGGGCCGTCAAGGTGACGCTCGGGCCCAAGGGCCGCAACGTCATCATCCAGAAGTCCTTCGGCTCCCCCACGGTCACCAAGGACGGCGTCACCGTCGCCAAGGAGATCGAGCTGGAGGACAAGTACGAGGACATGGGCGCGAAGATGGTCAAGGAGGTCGCCTCCAAGACCAACGACGTCGCCGGCGACGGCACCACCACCGCCACCATCCTCGCCGAGGCGATCTACAACGAGGGGCTCCGCGGCGTCGTCGCCGGCGTCAACCCGATGCTCATGAAGCGCGGGATGGACAAGGCCGTCGAGGACATCGTCGCCGAGCTCAAGGCGATGAGCACCAAGGTCTCCACCACCAAGGAGACCGAGCAGGTCGCCACCGTCGCCTCGAACTTCGACCGCGAAGTCGGCCGGATGATCGCCGAGGCCACCGAGAAGGTCGGCAAGGACGGCGTGATCACGGTCGAGGAGGGCAAGAGCCTCAAGACCGAGGTCGAGTGGGTCGAGGGCATGCAGTTCGACCGCGGGTACCTCTCCCCCTACTTCGTCACCAACCCGCAGGCGATGGAGGCCGTCCTGGAGGACGCCTACGTCCTGATCTTCGAGAAGAAGATCAGCTCGGTGAAGGACCTCGTCCCGGTCCTGGAGAAGGTGGCGCAGACCGGCAAGCCGCTGCTGATCATCGCCGAGGACCTCGAGGGCGAGGCCCTGGCCACCCTCGTCATCAACAAGCTCCGCGGCACCTTCCGCTGCGCCGCCGTGAAGGCCCCCGGCTACGGCGACCGCCGCAAGGCCATGCTCGAGGACATCGCCACCCTGACCGGCGGCAAGCCGATCTTCGAGGCGCTGGGCATCGAGCTGGAGAACGTCGCCCTGACCGACCTCGGCCAGGCGAAGAAGGTGATCGTCGACAAGGACAACACGACGATCATCGAGGGGGCCGGCACCTCCGACGCGATCCAGGGCCGCATCGAGGCCATCCGCCGCGAGATCGCCGACACCAAGAGCGACTACGACCGCGAGAAGCTGGAGGAGAGGCTGGCCAAGCTCTCCGGCGGCGTGGCCAAGGTCAACGTCGGCGCCGCGACCGAGTCGGAGATGAAGGAGAAGAAGGCCCGGGTCGAGGACGCCCTGCACGCCACCCGGGCGGCCCTGGAGGAGGGCATCCTCCCCGGCGGCGGCGTCGCCCTGCTGCGGGCCTCCCGCTCGGCCAAGCCCGGTAACCTCTCGCACGACGAGAAGACCGGCTACGACATCATCGTCCGGGCCTGCACCGCGCCGATCGCCCAGATCGCCGACAACGCCGGCCAGGACGGCGGCGTGGTCGTCTCCAAGGTGCTCGACCTCAAGGGCAACGACGGCTACGACGCCCTGAACGACGAGTACACCGACCTGGTCAAGGCCGGCATCATCGACCCGACCAAGGTCACCCGGTCGGCCCTGCAGAACGCCGCCAGCGTGGCCACCCTGCTGCTCACCTCCGACGCCCTGATCGCCGACCTGCCCAAGGACGGCGAGGGCGCCCCGGCCGGCGGCGGCATGGACGACGACATGTATTGA
- a CDS encoding RNA polymerase sigma factor has protein sequence MSGSGNGAIAGPLRMLFESGTAAGASDAELLDRFVQRGPGAEGAFSALLDRHGSMVLAVCRRFSGDSSSADDAFQATWLELVRRSGSIRLRGSLAPWLFAVSRRIALRARCRADRLRLAGVPAPEPVALASPDDLAERADLIRTLLDEIARLPECYRAPLVLCHLESRTHDQAAGDLGWPVGTVRTRLSRGRRLLRDRLERRGVGLSIAAALDGLRREAMAAVPHALEATTSRLASLATAGAIAAGAIPPTVLSLQHGVSLMLPLSIGMTAIAGTLVLGIAWGIPGESEVDPRVEARIATTPLTQQSTADRPDEPLEYPNLELSPLDDPETKRLTLLHANQEDQLEQLRQQVSQLTEQISALREQLTGNPMGLPKPVASAGSTAPLTEVLGATAQDLPQESAGVEKPVATDIEKPAVQGEDALAENAVEPTRADIAGLLEPTIEEVERLFVEKASEAVEIESTIDAWERLKGVDSGEGTPTEIGRLLNQTRKKLEARLAEFAGDPDKAASELERLRSELKDLLALDVALVGPEGESAQMLATQCVAQFSAQFPDDPVIQMGMLVNRPGQQRVYPFALRIQSLFARLGVEVGPPINYGAGGLRFGMGGGMSGGMGGMGGGFQ, from the coding sequence ATGTCCGGATCCGGGAACGGGGCGATCGCCGGGCCGCTCCGCATGTTGTTCGAGTCGGGGACGGCTGCGGGGGCGAGCGATGCCGAATTGCTCGATCGCTTCGTCCAGCGCGGCCCCGGCGCCGAGGGGGCCTTCTCGGCCCTGCTCGATCGCCACGGCTCGATGGTCCTGGCCGTCTGCCGGCGCTTCTCCGGGGATTCTTCCTCGGCCGACGACGCCTTCCAGGCGACCTGGCTTGAGCTGGTCCGCCGGTCGGGCTCGATCCGCCTCCGGGGATCGCTCGCCCCCTGGCTGTTCGCCGTCTCCCGCCGGATCGCCCTCCGGGCCCGGTGCCGGGCCGATCGCCTCCGCCTCGCCGGGGTCCCGGCCCCGGAGCCGGTCGCCCTCGCCTCCCCTGATGACCTCGCCGAGCGGGCCGACCTCATCCGGACCCTGCTCGACGAGATCGCCCGGCTCCCGGAGTGCTACCGGGCCCCCCTCGTCCTCTGCCACCTCGAATCACGGACGCACGACCAGGCCGCGGGCGACCTCGGTTGGCCGGTCGGCACCGTCCGCACCCGGCTCTCCCGGGGCCGCAGACTGCTCCGCGACCGCCTGGAACGCCGTGGGGTCGGCCTCTCGATCGCCGCCGCCCTCGACGGCCTCCGACGCGAGGCGATGGCCGCCGTCCCCCATGCCCTGGAAGCGACCACGAGCCGCCTCGCCTCCCTCGCGACGGCCGGGGCGATCGCCGCCGGGGCGATCCCTCCGACCGTTCTCTCCCTCCAACACGGAGTCTCCCTGATGCTCCCCCTGTCCATCGGGATGACCGCGATCGCCGGTACGCTCGTCCTGGGGATTGCCTGGGGCATCCCCGGCGAGTCTGAGGTCGACCCTCGGGTCGAAGCCCGAATAGCGACCACTCCCCTGACCCAACAGTCGACTGCCGATCGACCGGATGAGCCCCTGGAATACCCCAACTTGGAACTTTCCCCCCTCGATGACCCCGAGACGAAGCGACTCACGTTGCTGCATGCGAATCAAGAGGACCAGCTCGAACAGTTGCGACAGCAGGTCAGTCAGCTCACCGAGCAGATCTCGGCCCTCCGCGAGCAGCTCACCGGAAATCCGATGGGCCTCCCGAAGCCCGTGGCTTCCGCCGGCTCGACTGCCCCGCTGACCGAGGTCCTAGGGGCCACGGCGCAAGACCTTCCCCAAGAATCAGCGGGGGTAGAGAAACCGGTCGCTACCGACATCGAGAAGCCCGCAGTCCAAGGCGAGGACGCCCTCGCCGAGAATGCGGTTGAGCCAACACGTGCCGATATTGCCGGCCTGCTTGAACCGACGATCGAGGAGGTCGAAAGGCTGTTCGTCGAGAAGGCGTCCGAGGCGGTCGAGATCGAATCAACCATCGACGCCTGGGAACGACTCAAGGGTGTCGATTCCGGCGAGGGGACGCCGACCGAGATCGGACGGTTGCTCAACCAGACCCGGAAGAAGCTCGAAGCCCGCCTCGCTGAATTCGCAGGGGATCCCGACAAGGCCGCCTCCGAGTTGGAGCGGCTTCGATCGGAACTCAAGGACCTGCTCGCCCTGGATGTCGCCTTGGTCGGCCCCGAGGGTGAGTCGGCGCAAATGCTTGCGACGCAGTGCGTCGCACAATTCTCTGCTCAATTTCCGGACGATCCAGTCATCCAAATGGGCATGCTGGTCAACAGGCCCGGCCAGCAGCGCGTCTACCCGTTTGCCTTGCGGATCCAGTCGCTCTTCGCCCGGCTCGGCGTCGAAGTAGGTCCCCCCATCAATTATGGAGCGGGAGGGTTGAGGTTTGGCATGGGCGGCGGAATGAGTGGCGGTATGGGCGGCATGGGAGGCGGCTTCCAGTGA
- a CDS encoding L-serine ammonia-lyase → MSNDPRPIEPPAPYFGVFDLFKIGIGPSSSHSVGPMKAAGAFLGELAGRRLLPAVDRVQVDLYGSLALTGLGHGTDTAVLMGLLGERPDLIDPDSIPTRLAEIRESGRIRLDGSHEIAFREETDLVFNRRIVLDAHPNGIRFRAYHGRDAEDPIHDSTYFSIGGGFIVRQGEEYRSDSADQPEVPYPFASGRDLLELTDRRGCSISDLALENERAFRPDTETSAGLRRIWEAMQECVSRGCRAEGILPGGLGIERRAPGLLRVLRDRAEESLRDPMAILDWVDLYALAVNEENAAGGRVVTAPTNGAAGIIPAVLHYFVRFCPESTPGKVERFLLTAAAIGSLYKRNASISGAEVGCQGEVGVACSMAAGALTEVLGGNPRQVEEAAEIGMEHNLGLTCDPIKGLVQVPCIERNAMGAVKAINASRLALRGDGQHFVSLDRVIRVMKRTGADMSSRYKETSEGGLAVNISEC, encoded by the coding sequence ATGTCGAACGATCCCCGACCGATCGAACCGCCCGCCCCCTACTTCGGCGTCTTCGACCTCTTCAAGATCGGCATCGGCCCGTCCAGCTCGCACTCGGTCGGCCCGATGAAGGCCGCAGGGGCCTTCCTGGGTGAGCTGGCCGGGAGGAGGCTGCTCCCGGCCGTCGACCGGGTTCAGGTCGACTTGTACGGCTCACTCGCCCTGACCGGCCTCGGCCACGGCACGGACACAGCCGTGCTCATGGGCCTGCTCGGCGAGCGGCCCGACCTCATCGACCCGGACTCGATCCCGACCCGGTTGGCCGAGATCCGCGAGTCCGGGAGGATCCGGCTCGACGGCTCGCATGAGATCGCCTTCCGAGAGGAAACGGACCTCGTTTTCAACCGCCGGATCGTCCTCGACGCCCACCCCAACGGCATCCGCTTCCGGGCCTATCACGGGCGCGACGCCGAGGACCCGATCCACGACTCGACCTACTTTTCCATCGGCGGTGGCTTCATCGTCCGGCAGGGGGAGGAGTACCGTTCCGACTCGGCCGACCAGCCCGAGGTGCCGTACCCGTTCGCCTCGGGCCGCGACCTGCTGGAACTGACCGACCGCCGCGGCTGCTCGATCAGCGACCTCGCCCTGGAGAACGAGCGGGCCTTCCGACCCGACACCGAGACGAGCGCCGGGCTCCGGCGGATCTGGGAGGCGATGCAGGAGTGCGTCTCCCGGGGGTGCCGGGCCGAGGGCATCCTGCCGGGCGGCCTGGGGATCGAGCGGAGGGCGCCGGGGCTCCTCCGAGTCCTTCGGGATCGCGCCGAAGAATCCCTGAGGGATCCGATGGCGATCCTCGACTGGGTCGACCTCTACGCCCTGGCCGTGAACGAGGAGAACGCCGCCGGGGGCCGTGTGGTCACGGCCCCGACCAACGGTGCCGCCGGCATCATCCCGGCGGTCCTGCACTACTTCGTCCGCTTCTGCCCCGAGTCCACCCCCGGGAAGGTCGAGCGCTTCCTGCTGACGGCCGCCGCGATCGGCTCGCTGTACAAGCGAAACGCCTCGATCTCCGGCGCCGAGGTCGGCTGCCAGGGGGAGGTCGGCGTCGCCTGCTCGATGGCCGCCGGGGCGTTGACCGAGGTACTCGGCGGCAATCCCCGCCAGGTCGAGGAGGCGGCCGAGATCGGCATGGAGCACAACCTCGGCCTGACCTGTGACCCGATCAAGGGCCTGGTCCAGGTCCCCTGCATCGAGCGGAACGCCATGGGGGCCGTCAAGGCGATTAACGCCAGCCGCCTCGCCCTCCGGGGAGACGGCCAGCACTTCGTCTCCCTCGACCGCGTCATCCGGGTCATGAAACGAACCGGAGCCGACATGTCCTCCCGCTACAAGGAGACGTCCGAGGGCGGCCTGGCCGTGAACATCAGCGAGTGCTGA
- a CDS encoding DMT family transporter, producing MIRPVPPESSTPADRASGRRCIVAAAVLWSLSGVITKALTGLDGGSIAFYRGLFAGLALLPLVRPRNRTFRPSMLPLMIGFGAMTGLYIGAIKATTAANAIFLQYSAPFWAVPLSLLILRERPDRRSLWGIAVAVVGIALIVILGGGGGPNDPLGIAMGLGSGLMFAVVGVGLRSFRGLDPMWLSSVNNLGGAIVLGAWLLASSGSIPIPTAPQAGILFGFGVIQMAIPYVLFARGLRHVPAPEASLIALIEPILNPIWVILFIREFPDWPTWVGGSFLLAGVALRYVPIGRRRLVPVPSPGAEETGVPAPPA from the coding sequence GTGATTCGCCCCGTGCCCCCCGAATCTTCGACCCCGGCCGACCGGGCCTCAGGCCGGCGCTGCATCGTCGCCGCGGCGGTGCTCTGGAGCCTCAGCGGCGTGATCACCAAGGCGCTGACCGGCCTGGATGGCGGCTCCATCGCCTTCTACCGCGGCCTATTCGCCGGGCTGGCGTTGCTGCCGCTGGTCCGTCCGAGGAACCGAACGTTCCGGCCGTCGATGTTGCCGCTGATGATCGGCTTCGGGGCGATGACGGGGCTCTACATCGGGGCGATCAAGGCGACGACCGCCGCCAACGCCATCTTCCTCCAGTACAGCGCCCCGTTCTGGGCCGTGCCGCTGAGCCTGCTGATCCTCCGGGAACGCCCCGACCGCCGGTCGCTCTGGGGAATCGCCGTGGCGGTCGTCGGGATCGCCCTCATCGTGATCCTCGGCGGGGGAGGGGGGCCGAACGACCCGCTCGGGATCGCGATGGGCCTGGGCAGCGGCCTGATGTTTGCGGTCGTCGGCGTGGGGCTTCGGAGTTTCCGGGGGCTCGACCCGATGTGGCTCAGCTCGGTCAACAACCTCGGCGGGGCCATCGTGCTGGGGGCCTGGCTGCTCGCCTCCTCCGGGTCGATCCCGATCCCGACGGCCCCGCAGGCCGGGATCCTCTTCGGCTTCGGCGTGATCCAGATGGCGATCCCCTACGTCCTGTTCGCCCGGGGGCTCCGGCACGTGCCCGCGCCCGAGGCGAGCCTGATCGCCCTGATCGAGCCCATCCTGAATCCGATCTGGGTGATTCTCTTCATCCGGGAGTTCCCCGACTGGCCGACCTGGGTCGGCGGCTCGTTCCTGCTGGCGGGCGTCGCGCTAAGGTACGTCCCAATTGGTCGACGCCGATTGGTCCCCGTCCCCTCGCCGGGGGCCGAGGAAACCGGCGTCCCGGCCCCGCCCGCCTGA
- a CDS encoding RING finger protein, giving the protein MDLLVVGIIVLILYAAVRLISAIGSGLSGARYRAYRALASRYRGRYEHRGLVDPPTVSFGHHGSSVRVGLAPVVAGQPSVPRTRVVARFGTGLPFRLELFPVQRPSPKQTPRGTRLVRLGDPVFDRQYVVRANDPEIARELIDTQAARSAIEGLRKLAPPAGMLVSVSPERLLVQIDRNLGQSVASLDAAVREALALHDLLRLSVAARMAEGISIVDEPASDPLEAGPATCKVCNEAIGPDEDRVLCASCRTPHHRDCWSFVGACSIYGCQGKRCVPS; this is encoded by the coding sequence ATGGATTTGCTCGTCGTCGGGATCATCGTCCTGATCCTCTACGCCGCCGTCCGGCTGATCTCGGCGATCGGCTCGGGGCTGTCGGGGGCGAGGTATCGGGCCTACCGGGCGCTGGCGAGCCGGTACCGGGGGCGGTACGAGCACCGGGGGCTGGTCGACCCGCCCACGGTGAGCTTCGGCCATCACGGGTCGAGCGTCCGGGTCGGCCTGGCGCCGGTGGTGGCGGGGCAGCCGTCGGTCCCCCGGACCCGGGTGGTCGCCCGTTTCGGCACCGGCCTGCCCTTCCGCCTGGAACTCTTCCCGGTCCAGCGCCCCTCCCCCAAGCAGACCCCCAGGGGGACCCGCCTCGTCCGGCTGGGCGACCCGGTCTTCGACCGGCAATACGTCGTCCGGGCCAATGACCCGGAGATCGCCCGGGAGCTGATCGACACGCAAGCCGCCCGGTCGGCGATCGAGGGGCTCCGGAAGCTGGCGCCCCCGGCGGGGATGCTGGTGTCGGTCAGCCCGGAGCGGCTACTCGTGCAGATCGACCGGAACCTGGGGCAGAGCGTCGCCTCGCTGGACGCCGCCGTCCGGGAGGCGCTGGCCCTGCACGACCTGCTCCGGCTCAGCGTCGCCGCCCGGATGGCCGAGGGGATCTCGATCGTCGACGAGCCGGCGTCCGACCCCCTGGAGGCCGGCCCGGCGACCTGCAAGGTCTGCAACGAGGCGATCGGCCCCGACGAGGACCGGGTCCTCTGCGCCTCCTGCCGCACGCCGCACCACCGGGACTGCTGGAGCTTCGTGGGGGCCTGCTCGATCTACGGCTGCCAGGGGAAGCGGTGCGTGCCGTCATGA
- a CDS encoding EsaB/YukD family protein: protein MSYGGNADASGIQVTFLDQTGAKSVKAVIAYSVPVSRILPNIITKMNLPTTGPDGQPLSYSLDHKEGGRRLAESQTLVEASVQNGDHLIVYPEVVAG, encoded by the coding sequence ATGTCCTACGGCGGTAATGCGGATGCCAGCGGGATCCAGGTCACGTTCCTCGATCAGACCGGGGCCAAGTCGGTCAAGGCCGTGATCGCGTACAGCGTGCCCGTGAGCCGGATCCTGCCGAACATCATCACCAAGATGAACCTGCCCACCACCGGGCCCGACGGCCAGCCGCTGAGCTACTCACTCGACCACAAGGAGGGGGGCCGCCGCCTGGCGGAGTCCCAGACCCTGGTCGAGGCGAGCGTCCAGAACGGCGACCACCTGATCGTCTATCCCGAGGTCGTCGCGGGCTGA
- a CDS encoding ubiquitin-conjugating enzyme E2, translating into MLRKSYDSPQARRLRSDRSAMERLSEESTIFRFRASGDPTQRYLIEFHGRSLARERGKIVPLDTHQVEVKLGASYPRTMPELRWLSPIYHPNISEIGLVCLGGYNTHWVPSLQLDELCEMLWDMARFHNYDLRSPYNRDAAIWAASQSSFAFPMDPRPLRDLRASKGRTDPEPIPLATPIEPASLAPDEPIILFDAEVSLPPRREQSGPRPEPPPDVIFID; encoded by the coding sequence ATGCTCCGCAAGTCTTATGATTCGCCCCAGGCGCGCCGGCTCCGCTCCGACCGATCGGCGATGGAGCGGCTGAGCGAGGAGAGCACGATCTTCCGCTTCCGAGCCTCCGGCGACCCGACCCAGCGTTACCTGATCGAGTTCCACGGCCGAAGCCTGGCCCGGGAGCGCGGGAAGATCGTCCCGCTGGACACCCACCAGGTCGAGGTCAAGCTGGGGGCCTCCTACCCCCGGACGATGCCCGAGCTGCGCTGGCTCAGCCCGATCTACCACCCGAACATCTCGGAGATCGGCCTGGTCTGCCTCGGCGGCTACAACACCCACTGGGTCCCCAGCCTCCAGCTCGACGAACTCTGCGAGATGCTCTGGGACATGGCCCGCTTCCACAACTACGACCTCCGGAGCCCGTACAACCGGGACGCCGCGATCTGGGCCGCCAGCCAATCGAGCTTCGCCTTCCCGATGGACCCCCGGCCGCTCCGGGACCTCCGCGCCTCCAAGGGGCGGACCGATCCCGAGCCGATCCCCCTCGCGACGCCGATCGAACCGGCCTCACTCGCCCCCGACGAGCCGATCATCCTGTTCGACGCCGAGGTCTCGCTCCCCCCGCGCCGGGAGCAATCCGGCCCCCGGCCCGAGCCGCCGCCGGACGTGATCTTCATCGATTGA